The genomic DNA GGTAGGCGACGGGGTCGCCGCCGGGGCTTTTCATTTCGCAGGTGATCTCCGTTCCGGGAATGACGCCCAGGTCCAAGAGACGCCGACGCTCGGCTCCGCGGCAATTCGGCGAGAGACCGATTACCTTCGCCCGCTCGCCGGGCTGAATCACGGAAAGATGCCGGAAGGGACCCTTCATTCCCTGCTCTTTGGGCAGGGGCAGCACCCACAGATGCGCTGCGACGACAGGGGCGAGAACATACTCCTCTACCTCCGTCTCGAACCGGATTCGCTGGGGCCCGCTCTCGATAATGCGCACCTGCATGCCCGGATGCAGATCTTCTGCGACCAGCTGCGCGTGAATCGCCTCGGGCTCATCCTCGACATGGACGATGGAGGCCAACTGTCCCACGGACAGGTCTGTCAGCGGCAGGCCCTGAAGCGGTGGAATGTCGCCATGCGCCGTCGGGATGGGATCGCCATGGGGATCGAAGCGGGGATTTCCCATCCGGGCCGAAAGCGCTTCTATCTCCTCGGGGGAGGTGCGGTGTTCGTGATACTCCGCCCGCCGGTGCCATTCGGCCGCATCCAGGCTCGTCTGGTCGGAGAAGTAGCGCTCCAGCAGACGGTGCACGCGGATGACGCGCAGGGCGTAGATGCGCCCGCTGGGCGTCAACTTGTAGCCCCCCTCCGACAAGGAAATCAGCTCGAGATTCTCGAGGCGCTCCAGCAAGGCCGCCGCCCGGTTCCCGGAAATGGATACCGCACCGGAGAGGCTATGGAGCGTGGCGGGCAGTTGGTGGTACTCGTAGTCGTGGATATGTTTCAGCGCAT from bacterium includes the following:
- a CDS encoding FeoA domain-containing protein gives rise to the protein MTQPLWALSIAMAVGVLAVVLFWPMRGIFWRVLHSFRASERVLIEDALKHIHDYEYHQLPATLHSLSGAVSISGNRAAALLERLENLELISLSEGGYKLTPSGRIYALRVIRVHRLLERYFSDQTSLDAAEWHRRAEYHEHRTSPEEIEALSARMGNPRFDPHGDPIPTAHGDIPPLQGLPLTDLSVGQLASIVHVEDEPEAIHAQLVAEDLHPGMQVRIIESGPQRIRFETEVEEYVLAPVVAAHLWVLPLPKEQGMKGPFRHLSVIQPGERAKVIGLSPNCRGAERRRLLDLGVIPGTEITCEMKSPGGDPVAYRVRGAVIALRKEQADLIQIEEVKEGVVS